A stretch of Geitlerinema sp. PCC 9228 DNA encodes these proteins:
- a CDS encoding iron-siderophore ABC transporter substrate-binding protein, whose product MPAPTIGSAPVPAPTIATVNRATTGGCPYKKIAVWIWYKFPSWLVSGLLIAISLYLSGCGSTSLTTNGGSSQNAQQSSQTETTQPTRTIQHVAGKTQVPQSPERVVALDNIALDSVLALGVTPVAALYNENTGEFPVHLRDRLQGKDVTKLSPTQQSIEQITAVKPDLIVGGKNVEPVYDLLSQVAPTVLLGKSGSSNWKDKLQLVGKTLGKPEAADQLLQDYRDRLANLREQLGGKADKLEISVVRIFPDRVRLYQKDSFIGRILEDAGLSRPTAQNKDRLWSEVSRENLDAADGDVIFVWTLGDEAESALQKLQSDRLWSQLDAVQAGKVYEVPGYWIGRGPIAANAVIDDLFQYLVE is encoded by the coding sequence GTGCCTGCCCCTACCATAGGCAGTGCCCCTGTGCCTGCCCCTACCATAGCAACGGTAAACCGGGCAACCACGGGGGGTTGCCCCTACAAGAAAATTGCGGTTTGGATTTGGTATAAATTCCCAAGTTGGCTAGTTAGTGGGTTGCTAATCGCTATTTCTCTTTACCTCAGCGGTTGCGGTTCGACTTCACTCACCACAAATGGTGGCAGTTCTCAAAATGCCCAGCAATCCTCCCAAACGGAAACCACCCAACCCACGCGCACGATCCAACATGTCGCTGGTAAAACCCAAGTTCCTCAGTCACCAGAGCGAGTAGTGGCTTTGGACAATATTGCTCTCGATAGCGTTTTGGCGTTGGGAGTGACGCCGGTGGCTGCTTTGTACAATGAAAATACGGGCGAGTTTCCGGTTCATTTGCGCGATCGCTTGCAAGGTAAAGACGTAACCAAGCTTTCTCCCACCCAGCAAAGCATCGAACAGATTACCGCTGTCAAACCCGATTTGATTGTAGGGGGCAAAAATGTAGAACCGGTCTACGATTTGCTATCTCAGGTCGCACCAACGGTTTTGTTGGGCAAAAGTGGTTCTTCCAATTGGAAAGATAAACTACAACTGGTGGGCAAAACCTTAGGCAAGCCAGAAGCCGCCGACCAACTGTTGCAAGACTACCGCGATCGCTTGGCGAATTTGCGGGAACAATTGGGCGGAAAAGCAGATAAATTAGAAATTTCTGTAGTGCGGATTTTTCCCGATCGCGTGCGTCTGTATCAAAAAGACTCCTTTATCGGTCGCATTCTCGAAGATGCTGGGTTATCTCGCCCTACCGCTCAAAACAAAGACCGCCTTTGGTCGGAAGTATCCCGAGAAAACCTCGATGCTGCTGATGGGGACGTTATTTTTGTGTGGACGCTGGGCGACGAAGCCGAAAGTGCTTTGCAAAAATTGCAATCCGATCGCTTGTGGTCGCAATTGGATGCCGTGCAAGCAGGCAAAGTCTACGAAGTCCCCGGTTACTGGATTGGCAGAGGACCGATTGCTGCCAACGCTGTTATCGATGACCTGTTTCAATATTTGGTAGAATGA